In the genome of Pongo pygmaeus isolate AG05252 chromosome 9, NHGRI_mPonPyg2-v2.0_pri, whole genome shotgun sequence, one region contains:
- the ZNF202 gene encoding zinc finger protein 202 has protein sequence MATAVEPEDQDLWEEEGILMVKLEDDFTCRPESVLQRDDPVLETSHQNFRRFRYQEAASPREALIRLRELCHQWLRPERRTKEQILELLVLEQFLTVLPGELQSWVRGQRPESGEEAVTLVEGLQKQPRRPRRWVTVHVHGQEVLSEETVHLGAEPESPSELQDPVQSSTPEQSPEETTQSPDLGAPAEQRPHQEEELQTLQESEVPVPQDPGLPAERSSGDSEMVALLTALSQGLVTFKDVAVCFSQDQWSDLDPTQKEFYGEYVLEEDCGIVVSLSFPIPRPDEISQVREEEPWVPDIQEPQETQEPEILSFTYTGDRSKDEEECLEQEDLSLEDIHRPVLGEPEIHQTPDWEIVFEDNPGRLNERRFGTNISQVNSFVNLRETTPVHPLLGRHHDCSVCGKSFTCNSHLVRHLRTHTGEKPYKCTECGKSYTRSSHLARHQKVHKMNTPYKYPLNRKNLEETSPLTQAERTPSVEKPYRCDDCGKHFRWTSDLVRHQRTHTGEKPFFCTICGKSFSQKSVLTTHQRIHLGGKPYLCGECGEDFSEHRRYLAHRKTHAAEELYLCSECGRCFTHSAAFAKHLRGHASVRPCRCNECGKSFSRRDHLVRHQRTHTGEKPFTCPTCGKSFSRGYHLIRHQRTHSEKTS, from the exons ATGGCTACAGCCGTGGAACCAGAGGACCAGGATCTTTGGGAAGAAGAGGGAATTCTGATGGTGAAACTGGAAGATGATTTCACCTGTCGGCCAGAGTCTGTCTTACAGAGGGATGACCCAGTGCTGGAAACCTCCCACCAGAACTTCCGACGCTTCCGCTACCAGGAAGCAGCAAGCCCTAGAGAAGCTCTCATCAGACTCCGAGAACTTTGTCACCAGTGGCTGAGACCAGAGAGGCGGACAAAGGAGCAGATCCTAGAGCTGCTTGTGCTGGAACAATTTCTTACCGTCCTACCTGGAGAACTACAGAGCTGGGTGCGGGGCCAACGGCCAGAAAGTGGCGAGGAGGCAGTGACGCTGGTGGAGGGTTTGCAGAAACAACCCAGGAGACCAAGGCGGTGG GTGACTGTCCATGTTCACGGCCAGGAAGTCCTGTCAGAGGAGACGGTGCATTTAGGAGCGGAGCCTGAGTCACCTAGTGAGCTGCAGGATCCTGTGCAAAGCTCGACCCCCGAGCAGTCTCCTGAGGAAACCACACAGAGCCCAGATCTGGGGGCACCGGCAGAGCAGCGTCCACACCAGGAAGAAGAGCTCCAGACCCTGCAGGAGAGCG AGGTCCCAGTGCCCCAGGACCCAGGCCTTCCTGCAGAGAGGAGCTCTGGAGACTCAGAGATGGTTGCTCTTCTTACTGCTCTATCACAG GGACTGGTAACGTTCAAGGATGTGGCTGTATGCTTTTCCCAGGACCAGTGGAGTGATCTGGACCCAACACAGAAAGAGTTCTATGGAGAATATGTCTTGGAAGAAGACTGTGGAATTGTAGTCTCTCTGT CATTTCCAATCCCCAGACCTGATGAGATCTCCCAGGTTAGAGAGGAAGAGCCTTGGGTCCCAGATATCCAAGAGCCTCAGGAGACTCAAGAGCCAGAAATCCTGAGTTTTACCTACACAG GAGATAGGAGTAAAGATGAGGAAGAGTGTCTGGAGCAGGAAGATCTGAGTTTGGAGGATATACACAGGCCTGTTTTGGGAGAACCAGAAATTCACCAGACTCCAGATTGGGAAATAGTCTTTGAGGACAATCCAGGTAGACTTAATGAAAGAAGATTTGGTACTAATATTTCTCAAGTGAATAGTTTTGTGAACCTTCGGGAAACTACACCCGTCCACCCCCTGTTAGGGAGGCATCATGACTGTTCTGTGTGTGGAAAGAGCTTCACTTGTAACTCTCACCTTGTTAGACACCTGAGGactcacacaggagagaaaccctataaatgtacGGAATGTGGAAAAAGTTACACACGAAGCTCACATCTTGCAAGGCATCAAAAGGTTCACAAGATGAACACGCCTTATAAATATCCCCTAAACCGGAAGAATTTGGAAGAGACCTCCCCTTTGACCCAGGCTGAGAGAACTCCATCAGTGGAGAAACCCTATAGATGTGATGATTGCGGAAAACACTTCCGCTGGACTTCAGACCTTGTCAGGCATCAGAGGAcacatactggagaaaaacccttCTTTTGTACTATTTGTGGCAAAAGCTTCAGCCAGAAATCTGTGTTAACAACACACCAAAGAATCCACCTGGGAGGCAAACCCTACTTGTGTGGAGAGTGTGGTGAGGACTTCAGTGAACACAGGCGGTACCTGGCGCACCGGAAGACGCACGCTGCTGAGGAACTCTACCTCTGCAGCGAGTGCGGGCGCTGCTTCACCCACAGCGCAGCGTTCGCCAAGCACTTGAGAGGACATGCCTCAGTGAGGCCCTGCCGATGCAACGAATGTGGGAAGAGCTTCAGTCGCAGGGACCACCTCGTCAGGCATCagagaacacacactggggagaAACCATTCACGTGCCCTACCTGTGGAAAAAGCTTCAGCAGAGGATATCACTTAATTAGGCATCAGAGGACCCACTCAGAAAAGACCTCCTAG